The sequence CTGAACGAATACCTGTGACGGGGGCGATAGCGCCCCTGTTCCGGCGGGGAGTCCCGGGGGAGAGGACTCCCCGAGTTCCTTTTTAGGGGAAAATTGGAGGATAGCCGGGTCATCTCACCGGTTTGCCGATGCGCGCAGCTCGCGCTATTCAGGCAGACAAGCAGGGGGCAGAAGAACGCCGAGGCGGCGCCGGCGAGCCCGGGGGAATGGCCCCTTCCCTTGTTGTTCGCGGCGGTCGGACGCGTTCATCCCGGCCCGGCTGGATAAGCGTGACAGGTTCAGACGCTTGTGAAAAGGCGAGCCGCCGCGGGGAGCGGCGGCTCAAATCGCCTCCGGGGTGTGTGCATGGGGCTGTTATGGGTATGCCCTGGAGGCCGGCGAACGTATAGATACGCGCGGTCCTTACATCACCAAGGCCATCACGCGGCAAATGGGCAACTCGCCCGGGAACCGCACGAACTCGACATGGCCGTCCATGTAGAGCACGTTGCTGCCGCCGGGAATGTGGTTGAATTGATCGGCCTCGACACTGGCGATGTCCCACATCACAGAGAGTTCGCTCTGCGCGAGGGCGCCCCCCGACGGGTTATTGATGTCGGTGATGAAGAAGCGCTCGATCCCTTCGCGCAAACGGTACATGGTGCGCTCGGGGCCGCCCATCAGGCTGGCCACAGTGATGTCCTGGTCGGCCTTGGCGGTGCCTACGAAGTTGGCGTCTTCTATCGCGTCGACGGTAGTCAGGAAGGCCACCAGCGCTCCGGGATCGAGGTTCATCCCCATGAGACCAACCACGATGGCGGTCTCGTCCTGGCCGGAAAGGGCGGCAAGCCCGCCGTCATTCACATCGCCGCCGGGCCACGAAATCATGTCTTCGCTCAAGGCCCAGCCCAGGTAGACATACGACGTCGAGTTGAACTTGCAGGGCAGAATCTCCTCGCTGGGGTCGTTGAACCTGCGCCATTTGCGTTCAATCGCCTCCCTACCGGCTGAGTCCGACGGGCAGATGAGCACGTTGGCGTCGGTGAGGTATTCGGGGTACACCTGCATGCCCTCGAAGAAGATGTGGCCGGCCCAAGGCCTGTCGCATACGCCCCACGTGCCTGCGGTAC comes from Candidatus Hydrogenedentota bacterium and encodes:
- a CDS encoding DUF1559 domain-containing protein; amino-acid sequence: MNKKGFTLIELLVVIAIIGILAAILLPALARAREAARRASCANNLKQLGLVFKMYANEAKGEKWPSISTHGEGKEDGTAGTWGVCDRPWAGHIFFEGMQVYPEYLTDANVLICPSDSAGREAIERKWRRFNDPSEEILPCKFNSTSYVYLGWALSEDMISWPGGDVNDGGLAALSGQDETAIVVGLMGMNLDPGALVAFLTTVDAIEDANFVGTAKADQDITVASLMGGPERTMYRLREGIERFFITDINNPSGGALAQSELSVMWDIASVEADQFNHIPGGSNVLYMDGHVEFVRFPGELPICRVMALVM